In the genome of Actinomadura graeca, one region contains:
- the leuS gene encoding leucine--tRNA ligase produces the protein MSSDEHYDPRAVQDKWQARWAELDPFKAVEDDDGRERRYALDMFPYPSGDLHMGHAEAFAIGDVVARYWFQRGYNVLHPIGWDSFGLPAENAAIKRDSHPAEWTYANIDTQAASFRRYAPSFDWSRRLHTSDPEYYKWTQWLFLRLYDRGLAYRKGGHVNWCPKDQTVLANEQVVGGHCERCGTLVEKRVLTQWYFKITDYADRLLDDMEQLEGKWPERVLLMQRNWIGRSTGADVDFVIEGRDEPVTVYTTRPDTLYGATFMVVAADAALAEEVCAPDQRAAFEAYREEVSRESEIERLSAEREKTGVFLGRYAVNPVNGERLPVWASDYVLAEYGHGAIMAVPAHDQRDLDFALKFGLPVRVVVETGQADPAETGVATPGDGAIVNSGPIDGLVKADAIARIVEILEEHGTGRASVNFRLRDWLVSRQRFWGCPIPIVHCEACGEVPVPDEQLPVTLPEGLRGADLAPKGTSPLAAASAWADVECPKCGGAARRDTDTMDTFVDSSWYYYRYCSPGYEDGPFDTEQVRKWMPVDQYTGGVEHAILHLLYSRFFTKVLYDMGLVGFTEPFNRLLNQGQVILNGSGMSKSTGNLVDLGEQIGEFGVDVVRLAMLFSGPPEDDIDWADVSPHGMSKFLARVHRIAAEVASPPGTDPASGSTTLRRATARAVDEATKLVEAQRFNVAIARIMELVTATRKAIDSGPGAADPAVREAAEAMAVLLSLFAPYTADETWELLGRTAPVIRAGWPSADPALLVEESVTCVVQVAGKVRDRLDVAPGIAGEELERLALASARVQEALGGAEIAKIIVRAPKIVNIVPKR, from the coding sequence GTGAGCAGCGACGAGCATTACGACCCACGGGCGGTTCAGGACAAGTGGCAGGCCCGCTGGGCGGAGCTCGACCCGTTCAAGGCCGTGGAGGACGACGACGGCCGGGAGCGGCGCTACGCGCTGGACATGTTCCCCTACCCCAGCGGTGACCTGCACATGGGTCACGCCGAGGCGTTCGCGATCGGCGACGTCGTCGCGCGCTACTGGTTCCAGCGCGGGTACAACGTCCTGCACCCCATCGGCTGGGACTCCTTCGGCCTGCCCGCCGAGAACGCCGCGATCAAGCGCGACTCCCACCCCGCCGAGTGGACGTACGCCAACATCGACACGCAGGCGGCGTCGTTCCGCCGGTACGCGCCGTCCTTCGACTGGTCGCGGCGGCTGCACACCTCCGACCCCGAGTACTACAAGTGGACGCAGTGGCTGTTCCTGCGCCTGTACGACCGGGGCCTGGCCTACCGCAAGGGCGGCCACGTCAACTGGTGCCCCAAGGACCAGACCGTCCTGGCCAACGAGCAGGTCGTCGGCGGGCACTGCGAGCGCTGCGGCACGCTGGTCGAGAAGCGCGTCCTGACCCAGTGGTACTTCAAGATCACCGACTACGCCGACCGGCTGCTGGACGACATGGAGCAGCTGGAGGGCAAGTGGCCCGAGCGCGTCCTGCTGATGCAGCGCAACTGGATCGGCCGCTCCACCGGCGCCGACGTCGACTTCGTGATCGAGGGGCGGGACGAGCCCGTCACCGTCTACACCACCCGCCCCGACACCCTGTACGGCGCGACGTTCATGGTCGTCGCCGCCGACGCCGCCCTGGCGGAGGAGGTCTGCGCCCCCGACCAGCGCGCCGCGTTCGAGGCCTACCGCGAGGAGGTCTCCCGCGAGAGCGAGATCGAGCGGCTGTCCGCCGAGCGTGAGAAGACCGGCGTGTTCCTGGGCCGGTACGCGGTCAACCCGGTGAACGGGGAGCGGCTGCCGGTCTGGGCGTCCGACTACGTCCTGGCCGAGTACGGGCACGGCGCGATCATGGCGGTGCCCGCGCACGACCAGCGCGACCTGGACTTCGCGCTGAAGTTCGGCCTGCCCGTCCGGGTCGTGGTCGAGACCGGGCAGGCCGACCCGGCCGAGACCGGCGTCGCCACCCCCGGCGACGGCGCGATCGTCAACTCCGGCCCCATCGACGGGCTGGTGAAGGCCGACGCCATCGCCCGGATCGTCGAGATCCTGGAGGAGCACGGCACCGGCCGCGCCTCCGTCAACTTCCGCCTGCGCGACTGGCTGGTCTCCCGCCAGCGGTTCTGGGGCTGCCCGATCCCGATCGTCCACTGTGAGGCGTGCGGGGAGGTCCCCGTCCCCGACGAGCAGCTGCCGGTGACGCTGCCCGAGGGGCTGCGCGGCGCCGACCTGGCGCCCAAGGGCACCTCGCCGCTGGCCGCCGCGTCGGCCTGGGCGGACGTCGAGTGCCCCAAGTGCGGCGGCGCCGCCAGGCGCGACACCGACACCATGGACACCTTCGTCGACTCGTCCTGGTACTACTACCGCTACTGCTCCCCGGGCTACGAGGACGGCCCGTTCGACACCGAGCAGGTCCGCAAGTGGATGCCGGTCGACCAGTACACCGGCGGCGTCGAGCACGCCATCCTGCACCTGCTGTACAGCCGGTTCTTCACCAAGGTCCTGTACGACATGGGCCTGGTCGGCTTCACCGAGCCGTTCAACCGGCTGCTGAACCAGGGGCAGGTGATCCTGAACGGCAGCGGTATGTCCAAGTCCACCGGGAACCTGGTCGACCTGGGCGAGCAGATCGGCGAGTTCGGCGTGGACGTCGTCCGGCTGGCGATGCTGTTCTCCGGGCCGCCGGAGGACGACATCGACTGGGCGGACGTGTCCCCGCACGGCATGTCCAAGTTCCTGGCCCGCGTCCACCGGATCGCCGCCGAGGTCGCCTCGCCGCCCGGAACCGACCCCGCGTCCGGCTCCACCACGCTGCGGCGCGCCACCGCCCGCGCCGTCGACGAGGCCACCAAGCTGGTCGAGGCGCAGCGCTTCAACGTCGCCATCGCGCGGATCATGGAGCTGGTCACCGCGACCCGCAAGGCCATCGACTCCGGGCCCGGCGCCGCCGACCCCGCCGTCCGCGAGGCCGCCGAGGCGATGGCGGTGCTGCTGTCGCTGTTCGCCCCCTACACCGCCGACGAGACGTGGGAGCTGCTGGGACGCACCGCGCCGGTGATCCGCGCGGGCTGGCCGTCGGCCGACCCCGCGCTGCTGGTGGAGGAGTCGGTCACCTGCGTCGTCCAGGTCGCGGGCAAGGTCCGCGACCGGCT
- a CDS encoding lytic polysaccharide monooxygenase auxiliary activity family 9 protein, with the protein MPGTFRLPRKRSLALATAASAGLTVVVATPALSHGFATAPVSRALNCKQGTVKDCGEVQFEPQSVEGPQGFPKSGPADGKICAAGDSRWAPLDDQRDGAWPATSLTSGQSFTFSWTLTAPHSTSSFRYFITKDGWDSKRPVTRAALDLKPFLTVDGGNKQPPRTVSHPGTLPTRHGRHLIVAVWDIADTGNAFYQCSDVDFG; encoded by the coding sequence ATGCCCGGCACATTCCGTCTACCCCGCAAGAGGAGCCTGGCCCTCGCCACCGCCGCGTCGGCCGGCCTCACGGTGGTCGTCGCCACCCCCGCCCTCTCGCACGGCTTCGCCACCGCGCCCGTCAGCCGCGCCCTGAACTGCAAGCAGGGCACGGTGAAGGACTGCGGCGAGGTCCAGTTCGAGCCGCAGAGCGTCGAGGGCCCGCAGGGGTTCCCGAAGTCGGGTCCCGCGGACGGCAAGATCTGCGCCGCCGGTGACTCCCGCTGGGCCCCGCTGGACGACCAGCGCGACGGCGCGTGGCCCGCCACGTCCCTGACCAGCGGCCAGAGCTTCACGTTCTCGTGGACGCTGACCGCGCCGCACTCCACCTCGTCCTTCCGGTACTTCATCACCAAGGACGGCTGGGACTCCAAGCGGCCCGTCACCCGCGCGGCCCTGGACCTGAAGCCGTTCCTGACCGTCGACGGCGGCAACAAGCAGCCGCCCCGCACGGTGTCCCACCCCGGCACGCTGCCCACCCGGCACGGCCGGCACCTGATCGTCGCCGTCTGGGACATCGCCGACACCGGCAACGCCTTCTACCAGTGCTCGGACGTCGACTTCGGCTGA